The sequence TTTTTTTTAAAAACTTTGCTAGCCAGAATACATGGCAAATATTGTACAATTTTGCCTGCCAGCCAGGGCAAAGTTGGCAAACCACTTTTAAAACGGCAGATGGCATGTCAGTGGTCACAAGCTCTTACATGGTAAGCGCCGTAACTACTGTCACCGTAAATAACTTGAGCTTAAAAAAAATGAATCTCGGAAACAATCAGGTAACAGAGCGCCTGGGTTGCGATAAATTTTTGTTTATGCTTAGCAATCCTGCGGGATGCAGTACCGGTTTGTTCGCTGGCAATCTTTGTTACAGTGATAGTTCATTGGGGTTAGTGCAGTATTCGAATTTGTCTTGTTACAATGATGGCGTCACAGGTATCAAAGGTATGGACTTCCAACTTTTTAAAGTCTACCCTAATCCAGTAAATGATTTTATCTCTGTTGAAGACATGGATTCTGAGTTATCAAATGCGGATTATTCTTTTTGCTTGAAAGATATTTTCGGGCACAGTTTGATGGAAGATATTAGTCTTAGTGAAAGCCGAATAAATGTTAGTGCTCTACCAAAAGGGATTTATTTTCTGCACATTTTTAAAAATGAAAGATTAATATCTACTCAGAAAATTCTGAAGGATTGAACAGAATATCATTGGAACAGCCCTTGCCAATACTTTTCAATTTCGTACATTCACTGAATAGCTTAGCTTGCAATTTAGACATGAAAACATTTTTTACTTCTCTCTTTTTCTTAGTTTTTTTATTTATAAACGCGCAGGAACCTGTGAAAAGAACTTGCGGTACTGAAACTCCCGGCGAGGCCTGGGATAAGTGGTTTAACGAAAAAGTAAAGGAATTTATTGAGAATAATCCGCAAGCGAAAGAGCAGGCTAACTATACCATTCCTGTTATTTTTCATGTGATCTACGACAATCAACCCGTGGGAACTTTTCCGAATTTAACCCAGGCGCAAATTCATTCTCAGATACCAATTCTCAACAACGACTTTGCAGGAACCGGCTTTAATGTTTCTAACTTTTCCTCCACCACATTTAACCAGGCTCTCATCGCAAACTGTAATATTACCTTTTGTCTTGCTAAAAAAGATCCTACTGGAGCAACTCTCAATGAACCGGGAATTCACCGTGTCAGTTACAGCGCTTCCGGCTGGACAAATCCCGCCAGCTTTACAACTCAGGCTTCTTTTAAAAATTACATGGATGGCACCATTAAATCAAACTCCATCTGGGATCCATCGCGTTATCTAAATATCTGGATCTCCGACGTAAATACAACAGTTGGTTTATTGGGATACGCTACTTTTCCTCCAGCCTCAGGTCTAACCGGAATGCCGGCGCAGGGCACTATCCTGGATGATGGGGTTTGGTGCTGGTCGAGAGCCATTGGGGATGTTGGTTTTTTAAATAATGCTTACAGCAAAGGAAGAACCGTTACGCATGAAGTAGGGCATTACCTTGGTTTACGACACATTTGGGGAGATTCAAATTGTGGAACGGATTATTGTAATGATACACCCACACAACAAGCAGAAAATACAACCTGTCCAACTTTTCCGCATGTAACCTGTAGCAATGGTCCGAACGGAGATATGTTTATGAATTTTATGGACTATTGTTATGATGCCTGTCTGTATATGTTTACCGGCGACCAGCGCACGCGCATGCAAACTGCCATGGCGAACTCCACATTACGAAAAAATTTAACTGCCAGTGCGGCCACACTTTGTGCCGGTTCTGACGCATGTACGTATACCATCACTAACTTTTCAAGTACCGATACTTTACAATCTTATCGCCGTTCTACTGCCGCTTCATCAGATGCTTTCTGTTTGCAAGGTCCAGGTAAAGCGGGTTACATAGTAGGTTCTAACTGTTACGGAGATAAAGAAAAAGCAGAGTTTTATGCTGGTTCAAAATACGCTAGTGTTACCGGGCCACATGTATCGGGGGTTGTAGTTTTGTTTTACCAGTATATTAATACAGGCACAGACGGTACGGGGAATGTAGGTCTTAACCTTTATAGCGGCACATCTGCAAACACGGCTCCGGGCAGTTTGTTGGGGTCTATTTCTGAAAATCTTTCTACCATTGCTGCAACCACCAATACAAATGGGGTTAACTTTTGTGGAAATCCTAATTTGGCTTTTGCTAATCCTATTATCATGCCATTTAAATTTAATTTTACATCACCTGTACCTGTGCCACAAAGTGGTTTTTTTGCTTCTGTAGTTCTTCCAACATCTTCAAATGATACTGTTGCCATACTTGATAAAAGAACGGGAACTACTAACACGGCCTGGGAAAAGTGGGATAATAATATCTGGCACGATATGAAATCAGCCTGGGGGGATGTTCGCAATTTTAATCTTGCTATTCTTCCTGTTATTGAATGTGGCCCTGTGGGTTTAAAAAATAATTCTATTTTATTTTCAGGCGTTGATTTGTTTCCAAATCCCTCAAATGGCGATTTTACCATTGTAACCACACTTCCCACGGTACAACGGCTAAAAATAAATGTTTATTCTATGATGGGGCAATTGGTTTACCAGGATGTAGTGGAACAGGCAAAACAAAATCTTATTGAAATAAAAATGCACGATCAGTCACCTGGAATTTATTTTGTACAACTGGATAATGGAGAAGAGAAAGTTGTAAAGCGGATGATTTTGACGCGATAGCAGGGATGTCGGGAGGGGGTAGCCTTTAGTTTAGGTAATAGGTAAAACCTGGAACGGGAAACAGTAAAGAAGAAGAGATCTTATTCTTGTAGAAGAAACAAAAAACCAGGAACAAAAAAAACAGGAACGTAGATCTATTCCAGAACTTTATCTTTTGTGTATTTTCTCCATTTTTCAAGAACAGCCTGCATGTCGTTAGGAATGGGACTGTCGAAAAACAATTTCTCGCCTGTTATAGGATGCGTAATACCCAGAGTTTTGGCGTGTAAGGCCTGACGTGGAAGCAGATCAAAACAATTCTGAATAAACTGCTTGTATTTTGCTGTATTTATTCCTTTTAAAATAGTGTCTCCGCCATATTCATTGTCGTTAAACAAAGGATGTCCTATACTTTTAAAATGCACGCGGATCTGGTGTGTACGCCCGGTCTCCAATTTGCATTCTACAAAAGTGATGTAGCCAAAACGTTCAATAACTTTATAGTGCGTTATTGCATGTTTGCCATGTTCGCTATCCGGTGGAAAAGCATACATTTTTTTACGGTCCTTTAAATCTCGTCCAACATTTGCAACAATGGTTCCTTCATCTTCTTTTAAATCGCCCCAGCAAATAGCAATGTATTTTCGGTCCATGGTACGGTCGTAAAAATCTTTTGCAAGCCTCGTCATGGCCAGTTCGGTTTTAGCTATGATGATAATGCCCGAAGTATTTTTGTCGATGCGATGCACCAAACCCGGACGATCTAAATAAAGGTCGTTGTTGAGTTTTGTTTTTGAGGTTGGTAAATTTGTAAAATGATAAAGTAATGCATTCACTAAAGTGCCGGTGTAATTTCCATAAGCAGGATGAACTACCATACCTGGCTTTTTATTTACAAGAGCAATGTAGTCGTCCTCAAACGTAATATCGAGCGGAATATTTTCAGGAAGAATTTCAGAAGTTCTCGGTGGTACTGTAAGAACAATGGAGATCTCATCAAAAGGTTTGATCTTGTAGTTCGATTTTACCGCTTTTCCGTTTACCAGTACAAATCCAGCGTCGCAGGCATTCTGAACCTTGGTCCGTGTGGTGTTGGCCACGCGTATCATGATAAATTTATCAATACGCATGGTCACCTGGCCTTTTTCAACCTTTATATTATGGTGTTCAAAAAGTGCTTGTTCTTCATCGGAATTCAAATCATCCGGTCCTTCATCAAAATCAGCCATCACAAAAAATTAATGCTGTACAATTATTTTTTGTTGCTGTACAGCTTGTCCCTTACTCTTAAGTACTAAAATATAAATACCTGCTCCCAGCTCATTCGTAGAAACAGTATGGTGCGAAGAATCTATTTTTTCTGACTTAATAAGTTGCCCTAAAGAGTTGTAAAGTTGATACCCTGAATTTTCAAACTCAGAAGTCACAATATTAAATTCATCAGAAGAAGGATTAGGATAAACAAGGAATTGGTTTTTCAAAGAGCGTTTTAATTCTTCAATCCCTACAGGCGCGTAAAAGGTTCCAAAGAAGGGCTGCATCATGATAGATCCATTTTCCTTCGATTGCTCAAAATTATTTCCAGAATCAAAATATAAACTTTCTTTATGATTATAATTTTTATCGAAACCAATGGTAAGAATACTGCTCGCCTGTTGAATGCCGATAAAATAAGTGCCAGGATTTAAAATTAATGGTCTTTTGAATCGGTATTCAGGAACTTCTTTAAAACCAGCAGAATCTGAATATTTTGGACGATAGGCGCTGCTGTCTCTATAGTAAGGTGGACTATTAACCGGATTACCATTCCCATCAGCAGACCAAACATTTAATGTAAAATTGTAAACAGAATTAGGATTCGTTATTGTGCTAACATTGCCGGCGGGATCGAAATAAATTCTAACGCCTGTGAGGCTGTCTGTTTTATTCAATTTTATTTTCACAGCAATTTTAGCAAGAGCTGCGTTCACATAATATCCTGCTTCAGCACTTCCATCATCAAAGGCATAATAGTTATAGAAGCGTTGGTACTGTATAACAGTGTCATTTGCCGGAACCGCATCTGGTACGCCATTGTCGTAAAAAACATAATGCTTAATTGGAAAATATACCCCGGTGCTCTTAGTGATCTCAAAAGTATCTATTACAATAGGAGTTGCTTGCGAGGGGACTTTGCTGTAACCATATCCGGGAGGTACTGCGTTATTTTTCCAGAAAGGATTGATATTTTCAGCTCCACCATCGTATTCTGAAAAAACAGGATTGCCATACATGTCGAAAACCCGGTACCGGTAATAGATATTCTCTTTAGCACTGTGGTTATTGCGAATTCTCACATTGGTTCTGAAAGCCATTTCTGAAGGAAGATATTGCTGCAAAGGCATTGCAGAATAGTTTTTTAAGAAAGAAGTTGGTATTCCGGCAATGGTTATATCCTTACGGGTTGTATCTGTTAAAGAATCTGACTGCGGACGATTTTTATCCAGGAAAATATAGTCCAGGTGCCAGTGATCGAAGTTTCCGGTAACCGAAGCATAATTTCTGAAACGGAACTGGAAATCCGGATGAAAATAAGCGCTGTCAGTAATTCGGATAAAGGCTCTTTTAAAATTAGTATCGAGTGTATTAGAAGAAAGATTTCCTTCCTGATACCAGACACGCGTTTGCCATTTATTTTGGCGTGGTTTAAAGAAATCAAGGATTAAGCTGTCAGACTGCTCAGGCCCATCGCCATTGCCCCGTGCCTGGTAATAAAATGACAAGGCAATATTATCAATTGTAGGGTTTAAAGTCGTACTGCCGGAGGTATATAAATTAATTGGCTGAGAAGTAAGCTTATCCGCAGGATCAGATTTAGTAAGATTAGAAAGGGTTGGATTGTAAGGATAGCCGTATTTATTAAGTCCATCAAAAGTAGCTACACCAATACTCAGCGGCGCTATCGGCATTCCCGAATTTACATAAACGTTAGAGTCCTGCCATTTAGTGGGGTCAGGATAATTACTGGTACTTGAGTAATAAAAATCTTCTATAAATGGCAGTGAATAAGAAATAGATGAAGTTCTTTGTGCACTGATATCCGTGTTTGGTTTAACGGCTTTTGATTTAAGATCGGGATAAATGTAAGTGATGTTTGAACTTAAAGGACGAAGCCCTTCTTGTGCAAATGAGAAGCAGGAAAAGAGTACAAAAAAGAGGCTGTATAAAGTTTTATTTATCATCATTGTCAAAATTTACATCTTCGTCCGTTGCGCTGGTATCAGCTGCTTCGGCATGATAAAAGTTATCTTTT is a genomic window of Sphingobacteriaceae bacterium containing:
- a CDS encoding RNA pseudouridine synthase, with product MADFDEGPDDLNSDEEQALFEHHNIKVEKGQVTMRIDKFIMIRVANTTRTKVQNACDAGFVLVNGKAVKSNYKIKPFDEISIVLTVPPRTSEILPENIPLDITFEDDYIALVNKKPGMVVHPAYGNYTGTLVNALLYHFTNLPTSKTKLNNDLYLDRPGLVHRIDKNTSGIIIIAKTELAMTRLAKDFYDRTMDRKYIAICWGDLKEDEGTIVANVGRDLKDRKKMYAFPPDSEHGKHAITHYKVIERFGYITFVECKLETGRTHQIRVHFKSIGHPLFNDNEYGGDTILKGINTAKYKQFIQNCFDLLPRQALHAKTLGITHPITGEKLFFDSPIPNDMQAVLEKWRKYTKDKVLE